A portion of the Cryptomeria japonica chromosome 5, Sugi_1.0, whole genome shotgun sequence genome contains these proteins:
- the LOC131064125 gene encoding uncharacterized protein LOC131064125 isoform X2: protein MVTVISHAVPEQQTLFLTAAPPVKQEQKSRWGGNLSNQRFFSRCLMKFTIMEKDSDLSLNRLMGKVAADNSHKWVYKEPPENDINFLSSWHGSLDPHPRTWEAQFKSGIQTIAVVAVREGVIQLGSLHKIVEDLNFVIFLQRKFNYLQSIPGVFAVHPPLSFELRKPKVVPPPSHDNIWENGEHYERLPMMNRKNLSPTKDHPQLVGMKRPPDQFIKYGGSCLSPNKAVNLGWNSPQRSITTLPLIPSMSSLQALLSKLPSVISPDQPTSIAPPVLGSVNSPLIQRNSSFNSRSSPQAVANPNPNLKPLDTSEASFQKSCLTLNSTADPSSAHSTSPSAADFADSKLHALSQQEACSNPTIKGCSTENNEQHHHQLNAGLCPNFSTTNPLGFEPHGDIESNDDDYQLFNQIIS, encoded by the exons ATGGTTACTGTGATTTCACATGCTGTTCCAGAGCAGCAAACACTCTTTCTAACCGCTGCTCCACCAGTGAAGCAGGAGCAGAAGAGCAGGTGGGGGGGGAATCTTTCCAACCAGAGATTTTTTTCAAGATGTCTCATGAAGTTTACAATTATGGAGAAGG ATTCTGACCTTAGCCTGAACAGATTAATGGGGAAAGTGGCAGCAGATAACAGCCACAAATGGGTTTACAAGGAGCCTCCTGAGAACGACATTAACTTTTTGTCCTCTTGGCATGGCTCTCTCGATCCA CATCCAAGAACATGGGAAGCACAGTTCAAGTCAGGCATCCAG ACCATTGCAGTTGTTGCGGTTAGAGAAGGTGTGATCCAATTGGGATCACTTCACAAG ATTGTGGAGGATCTGAACTTTGTTATCTTCTTACAAAGAAAGTTTAACTATCTTCAAAGCATTCCTGGGGTGTTTGCCGTTCACCCACCACTGTCTTTTGAGCTCAGAAAACCTAAAGTGGTCCCTCCTCCTTCTCATGACAATATATGGGAAAATGGAGAGCACTATGAAAGGTTACCAATGATGAACAGGAAAAATCTCTCACCCACCAAAGATCATCCCCAGCTGGTAGGAATGAAGAGGCCACCAGATCAATTCATCAAATATGGGGGGTCTTGCCTTTCTCCAAACAAGGCTGTCAACCTAGGGTGGAACAGTCCTCAACGTTCAATCACTACACTCCCATTGATCCCATCCATGTCCAGCCTCCAGGCCTTATTATCCAAGCTGCCTTCTGTTATATCTCCAGATCAACCAACTTCTATAGCTCCACCTGTTTTAGGGTCTGTAAACAGTCCATTAATCCAGAGGAACTCCAGCTTTAATAGCAGAAGTAGCCCACAGGCAGTggcaaatccaaatccaaatctaaaACCATTGGATACATCAGAAGCTTCATTTCAAAAATCATGTCTAACATTGAATAGCACAGCAGATCCTTCCTCTGCACACAGCACCAGTCCATCAGCTGCAGATTTTGCAGACAGCAAACTCCATGCTTTGTCTCAGCAGGAGGCTTGTTCAAATCCCACCATTAAAGGATGCTCTACAGAAAACAATGAACAGCACCATCATCAGCTCAATGCAGGTCTCTGTCCTAATTTCAGCACCACAAACCCCCTGGGGTTTGAGCCTCATGGGGATATAGAAAGCAATGACGATGATTATCAATTGTTTAATCAGATTATAAGTTAA
- the LOC131064125 gene encoding uncharacterized protein LOC131064125 isoform X1 has product MDGGGLPMVNYLLQHTLRSLCFDSQWVYAVFWRILPRNYPPPKWDIEGGILDRSKGNKRNWILVWEDGYCDFTCCSRAANTLSNRCSTSEAGAEEQVGGESFQPEIFFKMSHEVYNYGEGLMGKVAADNSHKWVYKEPPENDINFLSSWHGSLDPHPRTWEAQFKSGIQTIAVVAVREGVIQLGSLHKIVEDLNFVIFLQRKFNYLQSIPGVFAVHPPLSFELRKPKVVPPPSHDNIWENGEHYERLPMMNRKNLSPTKDHPQLVGMKRPPDQFIKYGGSCLSPNKAVNLGWNSPQRSITTLPLIPSMSSLQALLSKLPSVISPDQPTSIAPPVLGSVNSPLIQRNSSFNSRSSPQAVANPNPNLKPLDTSEASFQKSCLTLNSTADPSSAHSTSPSAADFADSKLHALSQQEACSNPTIKGCSTENNEQHHHQLNAGLCPNFSTTNPLGFEPHGDIESNDDDYQLFNQIIS; this is encoded by the exons ATGGATGGAGGGGGGTTGCCCATGGTGAATTATCTTTTGCAGCACACATTGAGAAGCCTGTGCTTTGATTCACAATGGGTTTATGCTGTGTTTTGGAGAATTCTGCCCCGGAACTACCCACCTCCAAA GTGGGATATAGAAGGAGGCATTCTGGACAGGTCCAAGGGGAACAAGAGGAACTG GATTCTGGTATGGGAAGATGGTTACTGTGATTTCACATGCTGTTCCAGAGCAGCAAACACTCTTTCTAACCGCTGCTCCACCAGTGAAGCAGGAGCAGAAGAGCAGGTGGGGGGGGAATCTTTCCAACCAGAGATTTTTTTCAAGATGTCTCATGAAGTTTACAATTATGGAGAAGG ATTAATGGGGAAAGTGGCAGCAGATAACAGCCACAAATGGGTTTACAAGGAGCCTCCTGAGAACGACATTAACTTTTTGTCCTCTTGGCATGGCTCTCTCGATCCA CATCCAAGAACATGGGAAGCACAGTTCAAGTCAGGCATCCAG ACCATTGCAGTTGTTGCGGTTAGAGAAGGTGTGATCCAATTGGGATCACTTCACAAG ATTGTGGAGGATCTGAACTTTGTTATCTTCTTACAAAGAAAGTTTAACTATCTTCAAAGCATTCCTGGGGTGTTTGCCGTTCACCCACCACTGTCTTTTGAGCTCAGAAAACCTAAAGTGGTCCCTCCTCCTTCTCATGACAATATATGGGAAAATGGAGAGCACTATGAAAGGTTACCAATGATGAACAGGAAAAATCTCTCACCCACCAAAGATCATCCCCAGCTGGTAGGAATGAAGAGGCCACCAGATCAATTCATCAAATATGGGGGGTCTTGCCTTTCTCCAAACAAGGCTGTCAACCTAGGGTGGAACAGTCCTCAACGTTCAATCACTACACTCCCATTGATCCCATCCATGTCCAGCCTCCAGGCCTTATTATCCAAGCTGCCTTCTGTTATATCTCCAGATCAACCAACTTCTATAGCTCCACCTGTTTTAGGGTCTGTAAACAGTCCATTAATCCAGAGGAACTCCAGCTTTAATAGCAGAAGTAGCCCACAGGCAGTggcaaatccaaatccaaatctaaaACCATTGGATACATCAGAAGCTTCATTTCAAAAATCATGTCTAACATTGAATAGCACAGCAGATCCTTCCTCTGCACACAGCACCAGTCCATCAGCTGCAGATTTTGCAGACAGCAAACTCCATGCTTTGTCTCAGCAGGAGGCTTGTTCAAATCCCACCATTAAAGGATGCTCTACAGAAAACAATGAACAGCACCATCATCAGCTCAATGCAGGTCTCTGTCCTAATTTCAGCACCACAAACCCCCTGGGGTTTGAGCCTCATGGGGATATAGAAAGCAATGACGATGATTATCAATTGTTTAATCAGATTATAAGTTAA